The Petrotoga sibirica DSM 13575 DNA window TCTATCTTTTTTTGCTATCTCTTCTAATGTGTTAAACATTTTTGGCACCTCCATTTCTTTTAGCTCTTCGTACCTTTCTTCTATCTCTTTGTAATCTGTCCTCTTTCTAAGCAATTCTAAGAATGCGTTCCTGTGTTTTTCAAACTTCTCTTGTTCTTCTTTCGGCAATTTCGATATTATATCTTCATTTATCATCTTTATCAACTCTTCTGCGTTTTTTATCCTTACGTTTGGTTTGTCCGTTAATAAGATTACTCCTAGTGCCTTCTTCATGTTTATTATCGTTTCTTCTTTTATATTACTTAAACTTATTAGTTCATATTC harbors:
- a CDS encoding Rpn family recombination-promoting nuclease/putative transposase, with the protein product MVFYDGKAKWTSPTDVKDKITKIQNMEEYLIKAEYELISLSNIKEETIINMKKALGVILLTDKPNVRIKNAEELIKMINEDIISKLPKEEQEKFEKHRNAFLELLRKRTDYKEIEERYEELKEMEVPKMFNTLEEIAKKDREKAKLEGKVEGKLEERREVAIKLLSKRFGRQLTTEMKEKIKEAEEAKINQIIDNIFEITIEELKEILK